CGACCCTCCGTTCAAGGACATGGAATACCCGGATTTGCGCAAGTACATTGGGTGGTTGAATCCCGGGGGCGTCGCCGTGTTCGAAGCCCCGAGCCGAAGCATTCCTGCGTGGGCCAAGGCCGACGAGGCTGAGGGCAAAACGGATATCCGCAAGTACGGCGAATCTTCGCTAGTGATTTACAGAGCGCCTTCGGCGCAGTTTTAAGTTGCCGGTTCCGAGCTACCAGAATATTCTCTATTAACTAGTAATTAGTAACTATTAACTATATTTATAGCATGAAAAAGATTGCTGTATTCGCCGGTTCCTTTGACCCGTTCACTTTGGGCCACTTGGATGTCGTGAAGCGCGCCTCGGCCTTGTTCGACACGCTTTGGATTGTGGTCGCGCAGAATGCAAATAAAAAGAATCTGTTTGACTGCGTTACCCGTGCCAAGATGGCAAAGAAGGCTGTTGCGGGATTAAAGAACGTGAAGGTCGCCGTACACGAGGGGTTGACGGTCGACTTTATGAAGTCTGTGGGTGCCGATTTTTTGGTGCGCGGGATTCGCGGGGCTTGTGACCTGGATTTTGAACAGAGCGTTGCCTGGAACAACAAAACCCTTTGCTCTAGTGCCGAGACGGTGCTTTTGCTGAGCGCCTCGGAACACCTGGCCGTTAGCAGCAGCGTGGTGCGTGAACTGCTTTTGTGCGGTGAATCGCTTGCGGCAAAAAAGAAGACCCTTGCGAAGTTTGTGCCCTCGAATATTTTGAATGAACTTTTAACCGAATTCGGAAAAATCTGATGAAACCTTTCCGCTTTTTGCCCAAGGCCATTCGAGTCCTCTTGGTTGCCAATGCGGCTGTTTTTGGCATTGCCTTTTTGCTGGGCTCTGTTTTGGGGCTCCACTTGAATTTGCCGGGCGCCGGCTACGGGAACATCCGTGACTACATCGTGTACTTTGGCGCGTTTTTCCCGACGAGCCCGCTCGAAGCCTGGCGTTATGTGACGTACATGTTTGTGCATGTGGATTTTTGGCATTTTGTGTTCAATATGCTTATGCTGTGGATGTTCGGCGACGAGGTTGCCGAGTGGATGGGCGCAAAGCACTTTACGTCGATGTACATGTTCTGTGGCGTGTTCGCTGCCTTTTTCAGTTTTGTCCTTTGCATTCTGGGGCTTACGAACAACCCTATTATTGGCGCTTTGGGGGCGCTCATGGGAATCTTTGTGGCGTACTACAAGTTCTTCCCGGAACGCCGTATATTGCTGTTTTTCTTTTTCCCGATGAAAATCAAGTACGCCATGTGGGTGATGGTCGCCCTCGATATCCTCATGGCGCCCTCGGGTGATGGCGTGGCGCATTTTGCCCACTTGGGCGGCGTGGTCGCCGGCTTCGTTTACATGGCTTTTTATCAGGGTGGTTTTGACCGCCTGCTGGGGAATTTGCGCCGTCCCCACGTGCAAAAGGAATCCCGCCGTGCCGAGGGCCCGGAGGTTCTGGAAGGCGAAGTCTTTTACGTGGACGAACAAAAGCGCATGAATGAAATTTTGGACAAGGTGAATCGGGAAGGGGTCCAGTCGTTGACGGAATCCGAGCGCCAGTTTTTGTTGAAGGCGGGGGACAAGCTCCGTCGCCGCCGTGGAGGCATGTAATGAAGAAAGTTCTTGGCATGGGCGCAGCCCTGGTAGATGTTTTGGCGAATGTGACGGACGAATGGGTCGCGACGCAGGGCGTGCAAAAAGGCGGCATGAATTCTGTGGAATGGCCGCAAATGGAAAAGTTTTTGGCGGGCATCGAAAAGCCCTTGCGCGTCCCTGGCGGTTCCACCTGCAATACGATGGTCGGGCTCTCTCGCCTTGGCGGGAAAGCGTCCTTTATTAGCAAGGTGGGCGACGATGAACTGGGTCGCCTGTTTTTGGACCATCTCAAAAAGAATGGCGTGGAATCCAAGGTGGGCAAGAGCGACGTGGCCACGGGTTGCGTGTTCTCGGCGGTGACGCCCGATGCGCAGCGCTCCATGTGGACGTTCCTTGGCGCCTCTAATTTTTTGGACAGCGAAGACTTTGTGCCGGCGCTTTTTGACGGTGTCGGTCTCCTCTATGCCGAGGGCTACCGTGCGTTCAACGGAGACTGCTTCAAGAAATCCTTTACGCTCGCCCGCAGCCTGGGTGTGGAAACTGCTCTGGACTTTAGCAGCTTTGGCGTGGTCGAAGCCTGCCGCGGGGTGATTGACGAGCTCTTGGACCAAAAGATGATTGACATCGTGATCGCCAACGAAGACGAGGCCTTCGCCTATGCGGGCGTCAAAGAAGAGGCTTCGCTAGAAGTGCTCGCCAAAAAGGCCAAGGTGGCCGTAGTCAAGGTGGGCAAGAAGGGCGCCTTCATTGCCAAGGACGGCGTGGTGACCAAGGTCGATGCCAAGGTGGTGAAGGCTGTGGATACCACAGGTGCCGGCGACCTTTGGGCGTCGGGATTCCTCTATGGCTACCTTAGCGGCTGGGACATGCTGCGTTCCGGCAACCTCGCCAGCCTTGTGGCGAGTGAAGTGGTACAGGTGATGGGAGCCCAGATTCCCGACGAGGGCTGGGCCCGAATTCATGCCGAAATGTAGTGTATAGCCCTGGGGGCGTTACCTACCTGATATTTTTGAGTATATATTTATAGGCGTAAGACGGAGGTGTTATGCGTTACGTGTTTTTACTGCTTGCCTTTTTTGCTATGGCGGCATTTGCCCAAGATGCCGGAACGCCTTCCAATATCAAAAATATATGCGATACGCTTTCGTTGGGCGATTTCCCGAAGGTCACGTTTGTCCCTGCCTACATCGATGAATCCAACTGGTTTGGCAATCCCCACACTTGGCAGGTGGATTCGACGAACAACTTCCGTCATGAGTCGTTTGAAACGGTACAAATCAACCCGGGAAAATTTACCAGGAGGCTTCCGGTCTCTGTTTCGGCGAGTTGCTTCCCGACAATGCAGAACGCATTTGTTTATGCGGGCTGGAACTCTGCGAAAAAATGGGTCTTGGACACCGCGGATAATTACGCTACCGTTATTCGCGATACGCGCCAAATGGGCGTAGAAGGCTATGACTCGCTGAACTCGTATAATCTTTTGGCGATGGTGAAAAACAGCCTGCCCGAGGATGACGAATTCAATCCCGGAGAATTGCTGGTTTCCCGTACCTACGAGTTTTCGTTTGAGTGGTGGTATGTGACTGTGTCGTACCGGTTTGTAGAGCAAAGGGATGCTGGTCCTTATACGGGATATCGCTATGCTTCGGCGGTAAGCTATGATTCTTCGACGGCTGCAAAGTCGGCGCTGGATTCCTTGGCTGTTCCGGACACCATTAAAACGATGCGCATCCAGGCGATTAAAGCGGTGCTGAAGGATTCCCGCAAACTGGGCGGCGAAGAAAGCTCTTCGAGCGTATCGGAACCGAGTTCCTCGAGCATGGCGAAGTCGTCATCAAGCGTGCCCGCGTCGTCATCGAGCGTGGTCGCGTCATCGCCGAGCAAGACTGAGAACAAGTCTTCTTCGAGCACTTCCGATGCCAAATCTTCGTCGAGTACGGCGAAGTCGTCGTCGAGCGGCGGTTCGCAGCTGGTCCACTCTGTATTGCTCGTTTCCGAGAACCTGGATGCCGTGGTGCAGATGCGCCGTCTTGACGGCTCCAAAGTTTTGGATACAAAAAGTGCCACTCCCGGGATTTACTATGTAAAAACCGCGGGCGGCGTTTGGATGAAGAAGTTGGTGCTGCGCAAATAAGTTGTGTGCGGAACTGCCGTTTACTATATTAATGGCATGAAATTTTTTAAAAAAACATTGATGAACTTTTGGGCGGTGGCTCTTGTTGCCGCAGCCCCTCTTTTTGCCCAGGCTCCTGCGGATACTGCTGCCGCCCCGGCGACTGTTCCCGTTGCCGAAGTGAATGCGGAACTTGCGAACCGCGACAGCATCATGGCATCCCGCGACAGTGCTTGCAGTGCCGAAAAGCAGGCGCTTCGCAGCGAACTCGAAATGGAACAGGCCAAGTGCGCCAACTGGGAACAGAGCTACAATACCGTCAGAAGGGATAACGAGGTTTGCGCCCAGGCGTTGAGCATTACCTTAGAAAATGCCGAAAAGAACAAGGGTAAAGAGGAACAAAATCGAAGGTCCTCGGCCATGGCGGCGAGCACCTCTTTTTTGAGTGGCATAGGTTTGGGCCTCCTGATCATGTGGCTTATCATGGATTGATTTTATTTGGGTGTGGTCATGAAAAAATCGATTGCCATTTTTTTGAGCTTGCTCCTTGGGGCAGGCTTTTGCTTTGCCAAAAAAAAGGATGCCAAAGCGGTTTTGAATGCAAAGCCGGTGCAGTTGGGCAGCGTGTTGCAGCCACTCTCGACGACGGCTATGGAAACTGCCGAGATTTCGGCGTATATGCCGCAGGCGAAATCGCTGTTTGTGGTGGCGGGCATAAAGAAGATGGAATCGCTGGATCTCACTGACCCGGTGCACCCCAAGAAGGGCGTTGCTGTGACGCTTTTGGGTAACGGCAGTAGCGTTACCGCGAATGGCGACCTGCTTGCAGTGAGTTCGCTTGGCGAACGCGACTGCGATACGGGCTTTGTCGAAATATTCAAGGTGGATCCGCCCAAGGAGGGCAAACTGCTTGCCATCAAAAAAATGGCGGAGTTCCGTCCGTGTAGCCAGCCCGACATGATCACGTTCACGCCCGACGGTAAAAAACTCCTGGTGGCATGCGAAGCGAGCCCGAGTCCCGATTTCTCGGAGGACCCTGCCGGCGGCATCGCCATTTTGACCTTGCCCGAAAACGCCCCCGCCGTGTCTGCCGCAGATTTTGCCAAGTCAATGAAGCTGAACGTGCTTGGCTTTGAGAGCCTGGATTCGACGGCGTTGATGAAGGCGGGCGTCCGCCGCGTTGGAGTATCTCCGTTCTACAAGACACTGGAACCGGAGTACATCACGGTAAGTGAAGATTCCAGGGTGGCCTGGGTGAGCCTGCAAGAGAACAATGCCATGGCCCGCGTGGATGTCGCCGCCGAAAAGATAACGGATGTTTTTGCGTTGGGCAAGTCGGATCACTCCAAGCCCGGCTTTGCCATGGATGTGAAGAGCGATGGCGAAATTAATATCGAAAACGTGCCCGTACGCGGTTTGCGCCAGCCCGACGGCATTTCGAACGTAACCGTTGGCGGCAAGAATTATGTGTTTACCGCCAACGAGGGCGCCCCGGTAAACGATTACAAGGAATGGACCGACGAAACCTCCGTGCCGATGATCGCGGAACAGGGGTCGTTGGACCCGAAGGTCTTTGACGCCACTACGCTTTCGAAGTTGCATAACTTGACCGTGAGCCGCATTGACGCCTGCCCCGAGGTCAAGGGAGGCGGGTGCCCATACGTGACGAGCTTCGGTACGCGTTCCATGAGCATATTCGACGGAACGTCGGGTAAACTGCTGTGGGATTCCGGCGACCAGCTGGAACAGGCCATCTCCAAGATCGCCCCCGATTTTTTCAACTGGAATTCCAAAAAGGGCAAGCTCAAAAAGGACGCCCGCAGTGCCGACAAGGGCTGCGAACCTGAGAACGTGACCGTGGGGAAGGTGGGAGACAAGCGCTACGCCTTTGTCGGTTTGGAACGTACCAGCGGCGTCGCTGTGTTCGACGTGAGCGACATGAACGCCCCCAGGTTAGTGGACTACTATCTGGATGTGAAGGACCGCGGACCCGAGGGAATCCTCTTTGTGCCCGCCGAAAAAAGTCCGCTTGCAGGCGCGGCATTGCTTATCGTCGGTTACGAATACAGCAAGACGCTTACGATCTATACTGTGAAATAGAACTTAGAACAATCCTTCTATCTCTAAGCTCTGCCAACTGCCGACTAAATCACAACTTCCGGCCAGGGGTGCTTTGGGTAGCGCCCGCGCAGTTCCTTGCGTACTTCAGCGTAGGTGTTCTGCCAAAAACCCGTGAGGTCCCAGGTCTTTTGAATGGTACGGAAGTTTGGCGCCAAAATGTCGTAGCGGACTTTTAATTTGCCGTCGGCGATTCTGTGCTCGCCGCGGAGTTGCATCAAATCTTCAATGCGCGCCGAAATCTCTACGAGGAAGCCTTCCAGGCTTTGTGTAACGAGGTTCGGGTTGCGCGATGCCGCCTCGTCGGGGGCAACTTCTTGGTAGCGGTAACGGGCGCGCTTGCCGTTGGGGAGCACGTAATGGTCGGGGAAGGTCTTGTTGAGCCAGGCGAGCATGGACTTGCCGAAGTATTCCTCGAGTATGGCGCGGTAGCGGTTTTCGTTGATGTCGCGGAGCAAAAAGACGCCGCTCGCGAATTCGTCAAAGATGATTTCCATATCTTCGTCGTTGAATTCGGGGAGGCCGTATTCGGGGTAAAGCCTTGAGGCGAGCCGCATTTTTACCAGGAGCGTTTGCACGTCCTCCGAGAGGTACTTGCCGCTCCAGTTTTCCTTTTCGATTTTGTCTTTCCAGGTGGCGACGGTCAGTTCCTTTAGCTGGGCGAGCACCTTGGGAGAGGCTTCTTGCGGCAGCACTTCTTTGCGGCTGAATTCGCGGACCTCGACGCCAATGAATCTTTCTTGACCGCTTCTCCACAAAAGCTCGTAGTTCACGGAATCACTTTTGCCGGCGAGAAGTTCCTCGGGAATGGGGACGTAAAGGCTTACGCGGAGCTCCGACTTGCTGCCGCCCCCGGTGCGGAGCATGGTGAGCGCCAAAAGGGCGTAGGGAGGTTCTATCGCTTGCAGGCGGACGGTGTTCCCGTTGTCGAGTTTGTAGACGTTCCCGTTGGGGGTTGCCAAGCGGTCGCCAAAGGCCAAAAGCAGGGTGCGCTGCAAATCGGGGGCGGTCGATCCCGTGGAATTCCGGGGAACGCCCGCGGGCAGTTTGTCGCGGTAGTCGCGGAGCTGGTTCAGCGTGAAACGCACTTCGCGCGGGGTGCTGACGCTTTTGGAAAGTGTGTCGGCGGCAAGCGTCAAAACGTCCAGCGGGTACTTGGATTTTTGCACGTACTCGGTTCCCGAGTGGATCCAGGCCATGGCGGCGAGCATGGTGTCGCTCAAGTCGGCCTTACATGTTGCCTTCGCCAAAATCAATGCCAGCGGGATGTTTGAAATGGGCGTGCGTATGGCCTTGAGCCCGAGTTCCGTGATGGAACCCTCCTTGAGCATCCCGAAACTTTCGAGCAACTTCGTGGCGACCTGTTCGCGTGCCTCCGGAATCGCCGTTGGCAACTCAATCCCTGCTTCTCTCTTGTCTAATTCCAGCGCCGCCTTCTGTAGCAACAGTTCCGACGGTTCAATCTGCAATACTTCGGGGACAATCCCGCGGGGCATGCGCTTCTCGGATTCTTCGCTCCACAGGCGGATGGCGCATCCGTTCTGCGTACGGCCGCTGCGCCCGCTCCTCTGGATGGCGTTCTGCATCGAGATGGGCATCGTACGCAATACGTTCACCTTCTCGCTGTCGTCGTAGAGGCTCACGCGTTCGATTCCGCTGTCGACGACGCCCGTGACGTTCGGGACAGTAATGGAGGTCTCGGCGATGTTCGTGGTGAAGATGACGCGCGGGCGTTCGGTCACTTCGAAAATGCGGTCTTGCGTTTCGCGGTCCTGCCCGCCGTAGAGTTCCAGGAATTCGGCGCAGGTGTTGCCGAGCGCTTCGGCGGCGGCGCTGTGGCAGCGGGCGATTTCGGCCTTGCCCGGGAGGAACACCAGCGTGGTCTGCCAGATGTTGTTGCGGTAGAGCGTCTTGAGCGCCCGCACCACTTCGGCGTCAAGGCCCACGCCCGAAACGAGCGAGTTGCCGGTGGCGGGAGTCTGGTTGATAATCTGTACGGGATAGAGCGGATGGCCGAGCGCTTGGCACTTGACGCCGAGAACCGCTTCGAGTTCCTCGCGGTTCAGCGCCGCCGACATCACTGCAACCCTCGGAGCGCGAGCCGGGTCTGCGGCCCTAAAATACCCAAACAGCAAGTCCATGTCGGCCTTGCGCTCGTGGTATTCGTCGAACACGATCCACTCCGCATCGCACTTGCCGTGCAGCAGTTCCTGCAGAAAGTTTCCGTACGTCTGGAATAAAATGCGCGTGCCTGCGCTCTTGCAGCTGTCCTGCCGGAACTGGTAGCCGACGGTTTTGCCGCAGGGTTCGTTGTGCAACTTTGCGGAGAACTGCGCAAGCGAGAACGCTGCAATCCTGCGCGGTTGCAGTACAACGACGCGCCCCTTGCAGTGCTTGCTTAAAAAGTAGGGGATAAACAGCGACTTGCCCGAACCTGTGGGCGCCTCGATCAACAAGTTTCGCGAGGCGGCGATAGCCGCTTCCAGCTTGCCTTCTTCTTCTGCGAGCGCTAAATCACTGTATTTCATTATCTAGAGTCGGAAGGCTTTCCCCTACTAGTTGTCTAGTAACTCAAAACTTAGTAACTAGTAACTGATGACCTTCGGTCATCTCGGGTACTTCAGTTTTTCGCCGGTGGCCACGTCCATGTAGGGCGGCTTGCCTTCGCGGAACTTCTGGTTGATGACGAGGTTCTCGATGCGGCGGCGTAGTCCCTGTTCTGTTTTG
Above is a genomic segment from Fibrobacter sp. UWP2 containing:
- a CDS encoding choice-of-anchor I family protein, which encodes MKKSIAIFLSLLLGAGFCFAKKKDAKAVLNAKPVQLGSVLQPLSTTAMETAEISAYMPQAKSLFVVAGIKKMESLDLTDPVHPKKGVAVTLLGNGSSVTANGDLLAVSSLGERDCDTGFVEIFKVDPPKEGKLLAIKKMAEFRPCSQPDMITFTPDGKKLLVACEASPSPDFSEDPAGGIAILTLPENAPAVSAADFAKSMKLNVLGFESLDSTALMKAGVRRVGVSPFYKTLEPEYITVSEDSRVAWVSLQENNAMARVDVAAEKITDVFALGKSDHSKPGFAMDVKSDGEINIENVPVRGLRQPDGISNVTVGGKNYVFTANEGAPVNDYKEWTDETSVPMIAEQGSLDPKVFDATTLSKLHNLTVSRIDACPEVKGGGCPYVTSFGTRSMSIFDGTSGKLLWDSGDQLEQAISKIAPDFFNWNSKKGKLKKDARSADKGCEPENVTVGKVGDKRYAFVGLERTSGVAVFDVSDMNAPRLVDYYLDVKDRGPEGILFVPAEKSPLAGAALLIVGYEYSKTLTIYTVK
- a CDS encoding ATP-dependent helicase C-terminal domain-containing protein translates to MKYSDLALAEEEGKLEAAIAASRNLLIEAPTGSGKSLFIPYFLSKHCKGRVVVLQPRRIAAFSLAQFSAKLHNEPCGKTVGYQFRQDSCKSAGTRILFQTYGNFLQELLHGKCDAEWIVFDEYHERKADMDLLFGYFRAADPARAPRVAVMSAALNREELEAVLGVKCQALGHPLYPVQIINQTPATGNSLVSGVGLDAEVVRALKTLYRNNIWQTTLVFLPGKAEIARCHSAAAEALGNTCAEFLELYGGQDRETQDRIFEVTERPRVIFTTNIAETSITVPNVTGVVDSGIERVSLYDDSEKVNVLRTMPISMQNAIQRSGRSGRTQNGCAIRLWSEESEKRMPRGIVPEVLQIEPSELLLQKAALELDKREAGIELPTAIPEAREQVATKLLESFGMLKEGSITELGLKAIRTPISNIPLALILAKATCKADLSDTMLAAMAWIHSGTEYVQKSKYPLDVLTLAADTLSKSVSTPREVRFTLNQLRDYRDKLPAGVPRNSTGSTAPDLQRTLLLAFGDRLATPNGNVYKLDNGNTVRLQAIEPPYALLALTMLRTGGGSKSELRVSLYVPIPEELLAGKSDSVNYELLWRSGQERFIGVEVREFSRKEVLPQEASPKVLAQLKELTVATWKDKIEKENWSGKYLSEDVQTLLVKMRLASRLYPEYGLPEFNDEDMEIIFDEFASGVFLLRDINENRYRAILEEYFGKSMLAWLNKTFPDHYVLPNGKRARYRYQEVAPDEAASRNPNLVTQSLEGFLVEISARIEDLMQLRGEHRIADGKLKVRYDILAPNFRTIQKTWDLTGFWQNTYAEVRKELRGRYPKHPWPEVVI
- a CDS encoding adenosine kinase, yielding MKKVLGMGAALVDVLANVTDEWVATQGVQKGGMNSVEWPQMEKFLAGIEKPLRVPGGSTCNTMVGLSRLGGKASFISKVGDDELGRLFLDHLKKNGVESKVGKSDVATGCVFSAVTPDAQRSMWTFLGASNFLDSEDFVPALFDGVGLLYAEGYRAFNGDCFKKSFTLARSLGVETALDFSSFGVVEACRGVIDELLDQKMIDIVIANEDEAFAYAGVKEEASLEVLAKKAKVAVVKVGKKGAFIAKDGVVTKVDAKVVKAVDTTGAGDLWASGFLYGYLSGWDMLRSGNLASLVASEVVQVMGAQIPDEGWARIHAEM
- the coaD gene encoding pantetheine-phosphate adenylyltransferase is translated as MKKIAVFAGSFDPFTLGHLDVVKRASALFDTLWIVVAQNANKKNLFDCVTRAKMAKKAVAGLKNVKVAVHEGLTVDFMKSVGADFLVRGIRGACDLDFEQSVAWNNKTLCSSAETVLLLSASEHLAVSSSVVRELLLCGESLAAKKKTLAKFVPSNILNELLTEFGKI
- a CDS encoding rhomboid family intramembrane serine protease; translated protein: MKPFRFLPKAIRVLLVANAAVFGIAFLLGSVLGLHLNLPGAGYGNIRDYIVYFGAFFPTSPLEAWRYVTYMFVHVDFWHFVFNMLMLWMFGDEVAEWMGAKHFTSMYMFCGVFAAFFSFVLCILGLTNNPIIGALGALMGIFVAYYKFFPERRILLFFFFPMKIKYAMWVMVALDILMAPSGDGVAHFAHLGGVVAGFVYMAFYQGGFDRLLGNLRRPHVQKESRRAEGPEVLEGEVFYVDEQKRMNEILDKVNREGVQSLTESERQFLLKAGDKLRRRRGGM